The following are encoded in a window of Arvicanthis niloticus isolate mArvNil1 chromosome 1, mArvNil1.pat.X, whole genome shotgun sequence genomic DNA:
- the Ucp3 gene encoding putative mitochondrial transporter UCP3, with protein sequence MVGLQPSEVPPTTAVKFLGAGTAACFADLLTFPLDTAKVRLQIQGENPGVQSVQYRGVLGTILTMVRTEGLRSPYSGLVAGLHRQMSFASIRIGLYDSVKQFYTPKGADHSSVAIRILAGCTTGAMAVTCAQPTDVVKVRFQAMIRLGTGGERKYRGTMDAYRTIAREEGVRGLWKGTWPNITRNAIVNCAEMVTYDIIKEKLLDSHLFTDNFPCHFVSAFGAGFCATVVASPVDVVKTRYMNAPPGRYRSPLHCMLKMVAQEGPTAFYKGFMPSFLRLGAWNVMMFVTYEQLKRALMKVQVLRESPF encoded by the exons ATGGTTGGGCTTCAGCCGTCAGAAGTACCTCCCACAACAGCTGTGAAGTTCCTGGGGGCTGGCACTGCCGCCTGCTTTGCTGACCTCCTCACCTTCCCCCTGGACACTGCCAAGGTCCGCCTGCAG ATCCAAGGGGAGAACCCAGGGGTGCAGAGCGTGCAGTACCGCGGCGTGCTGGGTACCATCCTGACTATGGTGCGCACGGAGGGTCTCCGCAGCCCCTACAGCGGGCTGGTCGCCGGCCTGCACCGCCAGATGAGCTTTGCCTCCATTCGAATTGGCCTCTACGACTCTGTCAAGCAGTTCTACACCCCCAAGGGAGCGGACC ACTCTAGCGTCGCCATCAGGATTCTGGCAGGCTGCACCACGGGAGCCATGGCAGTGACCTGCGCCCAGCCCACCGATGTGGTGAAGGTCCGATTTCAAGCCATGATACGCCTGGGGACTGGAGGCGAGAGGAAATACAGAGGGACTATGGATGCCTACAGAACCATCGCCAGGGAGGAAGGGGTCAGGGGCCTGTGGAAAG GGACTTGGCCCAACATCACAAGAAATGCCATTGTCAACTGTGCCGAGATGGTGACCTATGACATCATCAAGGAGAAGCTGCTGGACTCTCACCTGTTCACTG ACAACTTCCCCTGTCACTTTGTCTCTGCCTTTGGAGCTGGCTTCTGTGCCACAGTGGTGGCCTCCCCAGTGGATGTGGTAAAGACCCGATACATGAATGCTCCCCCAGGCAGGTACCGCAGCCCTCTACACTGTATGCTGAAGATGGTGGCCCAGGAGGGCCCCACAGCCTTCTACAAAGG ATTCATGCCCTCCTTTCTGCGGCTGGGAGCCTGGAACGTGATGATGTTTGTAACCTACGAGCAGCTGAAGCGGGCCTTAATGAAAGTCCAGGTACTGCGGGAATCTCCATTTTGA